The following proteins come from a genomic window of Gordonia westfalica:
- a CDS encoding winged helix-turn-helix transcriptional regulator: MPDTPARASQPPEHAEPAPVADHDLRIDAASRELLGQVLDKWSLSVLNELCEAPSRFNELRRAIPTVSQKSLTSTLRRLERNGIVERRMLSTRPVSVEYCITPLGKTVREPIDGLLEWASKHLPAIDAARQRFDDEILGPENG; encoded by the coding sequence ATGCCCGATACCCCCGCCCGCGCCTCCCAGCCACCAGAACACGCAGAACCGGCACCGGTCGCCGACCACGACCTGAGGATCGACGCCGCGTCCCGGGAGTTGCTGGGGCAGGTCCTGGACAAGTGGTCCCTGAGCGTGTTGAACGAACTGTGCGAGGCGCCATCACGGTTCAACGAACTGCGCCGCGCCATCCCGACGGTGTCGCAGAAGTCGCTGACCAGCACGCTTCGCCGACTCGAGCGAAACGGCATCGTCGAACGTCGCATGCTGAGCACCCGACCGGTCTCGGTCGAGTACTGCATCACCCCGTTGGGCAAGACCGTCCGGGAGCCGATCGACGGACTCCTGGAGTGGGCGTCGAAACATCTGCCGGCCATCGACGCCGCCCGTCAGAGATTCGACGACGAGATCCTCGGCCCCGAAAACGGCTGA
- the leuA gene encoding 2-isopropylmalate synthase, producing the protein MAPADTFTSGASRIVEPSGPIPADQPVWNPQRNSAMPVHRYRQFADEVETISLPDRTWPDKVITKAPLWCAVDLRDGNQALIDPMSPARKRRMFDLLVRMGYKEIEVGFPSASQTDYDFVREIIEDNAIPDDVTIQVLTQCREELIERTFEACRGAANVIVHFYNSTSVLQRRVVFRADKAAITKIATDAAHKVLEVEKNYPDTNWRYEYSPESYTGTELSFAKEVVDAVTEIIAPTPEKPMIVNLPATVEMATPNVYADSIEWMHRNLARRDSIILSLHPHNDRGTGVAAAELGYQAGADRIEGCLFGNGERTGNVCLVTLGMNMFSRGVDPQISFSDIDEIRRTVEYCNQLNVPERHPYGGDLVFTAFSGSHQDAINKGLDQMKYDADDADSDVDDIVWAVPYLPIDPKDVGRSYEAVIRVNSQSGKGGVAYIMKADHGMNLPRRLQIEFSREIQKITDGEGGEVNPKEMWDVFATNYLQPIWPLERIRQKVDAAEVDGGEDHITAVVKVEGNEREITGAGNGPLAAFVDALGTVGYEVRVLDYSEHALTAGGDASAAAYVETEVNGETVWGVGVASSITTASLRAVVSAVNRAYRVTSTPPAEDEAAPRTWAP; encoded by the coding sequence ATGGCACCAGCAGACACCTTCACTTCCGGCGCCAGCCGAATCGTCGAGCCGTCCGGCCCGATTCCCGCTGACCAGCCCGTATGGAATCCGCAACGCAATTCCGCGATGCCCGTTCATCGCTACCGCCAGTTCGCCGACGAGGTCGAGACGATCTCGCTGCCGGACCGCACCTGGCCCGACAAGGTCATCACCAAGGCCCCGCTGTGGTGCGCCGTCGACCTGCGTGACGGCAACCAGGCCCTGATCGACCCGATGAGCCCGGCTCGGAAGCGCCGCATGTTCGACCTGCTGGTCCGCATGGGCTACAAGGAGATCGAGGTCGGCTTCCCCTCGGCCAGCCAGACCGATTACGACTTCGTCCGCGAGATCATCGAGGACAACGCGATCCCCGACGACGTCACCATCCAGGTCCTGACGCAGTGCCGCGAGGAATTGATCGAACGCACCTTCGAGGCCTGCCGCGGTGCCGCGAACGTCATCGTGCACTTCTACAACTCCACCTCGGTACTGCAGCGTCGCGTCGTGTTCCGCGCCGACAAGGCCGCGATCACCAAGATCGCCACCGACGCCGCCCACAAGGTGCTCGAGGTGGAGAAGAACTACCCCGACACCAACTGGCGTTACGAGTACTCGCCGGAGTCGTACACGGGCACCGAGTTGAGCTTCGCCAAGGAGGTCGTCGACGCGGTCACCGAGATCATCGCTCCCACTCCGGAGAAGCCGATGATCGTCAACCTGCCCGCGACCGTCGAGATGGCCACGCCGAACGTCTACGCCGACTCGATCGAGTGGATGCACCGCAACCTGGCCCGTCGCGATTCGATCATCCTGAGCCTGCACCCCCACAACGACCGCGGAACCGGCGTTGCCGCAGCCGAACTGGGCTACCAGGCCGGCGCCGACCGCATCGAGGGCTGCCTGTTCGGCAACGGCGAGCGCACCGGCAACGTGTGTCTGGTGACCCTGGGCATGAACATGTTCAGCCGCGGCGTCGACCCGCAGATCAGCTTCTCCGACATCGACGAGATCCGACGCACCGTCGAGTACTGCAACCAGCTGAACGTCCCCGAGCGGCACCCCTACGGTGGCGATCTGGTCTTCACCGCCTTCTCCGGCAGCCATCAGGACGCCATCAACAAGGGCCTGGACCAGATGAAGTACGACGCCGACGACGCCGACTCCGACGTCGACGACATCGTCTGGGCCGTGCCGTATCTGCCGATCGACCCCAAGGACGTCGGTCGCAGCTACGAGGCCGTCATCCGCGTGAACAGCCAGTCCGGAAAGGGCGGCGTCGCCTACATCATGAAGGCCGACCACGGCATGAACCTGCCGCGTCGCCTGCAGATCGAGTTCAGCCGCGAGATCCAGAAGATCACCGACGGCGAGGGCGGTGAGGTCAATCCCAAGGAGATGTGGGACGTCTTCGCGACGAATTACCTGCAGCCGATCTGGCCGCTGGAGCGCATCCGCCAGAAGGTCGACGCGGCCGAGGTCGACGGCGGCGAGGACCACATCACCGCGGTCGTGAAGGTCGAGGGCAACGAGCGCGAGATCACCGGTGCGGGCAACGGGCCGCTGGCCGCCTTCGTCGATGCCCTGGGCACCGTCGGCTATGAGGTCCGGGTCCTGGACTACAGCGAGCACGCTCTCACCGCCGGCGGCGACGCCAGTGCCGCCGCGTACGTCGAGACCGAGGTCAACGGCGAAACCGTGTGGGGTGTCGGCGTGGCGTCGTCGATCACGACCGCCAGCCTGCGTGCCGTGGTGTCCGCGGTGAACCGCGCCTACCGCGTCACCTCGACCCCGCCCGCCGAGGACGAGGCCGCACCGCGGACCTGGGCTCCGTAG